In Nostoc sp. GT001, a genomic segment contains:
- a CDS encoding molybdopterin cofactor-binding domain-containing protein: protein MNKIIGKPLDRVDGRLKVTGEAPYTADVPIENLTYGVIFQSAIASGKIIQIDTTAAAVAPGVIDIITYQQTPSLIKIPFFGPPQPQSTEKDHNIYYDGQHLGVVIAQTLEQAETAASRIKIIYEEAIPTVTMAHAEIFEPESIFLGMMPGKITRGNVESGKVKADVLVEQVYTTPIEHHNPLEPSATIAMWSGDNLTLYETTQGVSATQNRIASILNIPEENVRVISKYLGGGFGCKALLRSHTILAAIAARQVKRPVKVVLTRSQMYTACGHRSETQQQLTLGATKEGKLTVIEQIGTSLTSLFDDFAEPVGAATTMMYACANLEIKYRLGRINARHTNLYAWPRRSAGNVCLRNGNG from the coding sequence ATGAATAAAATTATTGGGAAACCACTCGATCGCGTTGATGGTAGGCTGAAAGTAACGGGAGAAGCGCCTTACACAGCCGATGTGCCAATCGAGAATTTAACTTATGGAGTGATTTTTCAAAGTGCGATCGCCAGCGGTAAAATTATCCAAATAGACACAACGGCAGCCGCAGTCGCCCCTGGTGTAATCGATATCATTACTTACCAACAAACTCCATCTCTGATCAAAATACCCTTCTTTGGTCCTCCACAACCTCAGTCAACTGAAAAAGACCATAATATCTACTACGATGGTCAACATCTGGGGGTTGTAATTGCCCAAACTTTAGAACAAGCCGAAACTGCTGCCTCTAGGATAAAAATTATCTACGAAGAAGCTATTCCGACAGTCACAATGGCACATGCAGAGATATTTGAACCCGAATCGATATTTTTGGGCATGATGCCAGGTAAAATCACTAGAGGGAATGTTGAATCGGGGAAAGTAAAGGCAGATGTCTTAGTAGAGCAAGTTTATACCACGCCAATAGAACATCATAATCCCCTAGAGCCTTCTGCAACGATCGCAATGTGGTCAGGGGATAACTTGACGCTGTATGAAACCACTCAAGGCGTTTCAGCAACCCAAAACCGAATCGCATCTATTCTGAATATTCCCGAAGAAAATGTCCGCGTCATCTCCAAATATTTAGGCGGCGGATTTGGTTGTAAAGCACTACTGCGATCGCACACGATTTTAGCAGCGATCGCAGCTCGTCAAGTAAAACGCCCTGTAAAAGTTGTGCTAACGCGATCGCAAATGTACACAGCTTGCGGCCACCGTTCTGAAACTCAGCAGCAGCTAACGTTAGGTGCAACCAAGGAAGGCAAACTAACTGTCATCGAGCAAATTGGGACATCTTTAACTTCCCTGTTTGATGACTTTGCCGAACCTGTGGGTGCAGCAACAACGATGATGTACGCCTGTGCCAATTTGGAAATTAAATACCGTTTGGGACGCATCAACGCTAGGCACACCAACCTTTATGCGTGGCCCAGGAGAAGCGCCGGGAATGTTTGCCTTAGAAACGGCAATGGATGA
- a CDS encoding xanthine dehydrogenase family protein molybdopterin-binding subunit, which yields MPIWKLNTVWDASTLGTPTFMRGPGEAPGMFALETAMDELAYTLNIDPIELRLRNHADIDPHKGLPWSSKSLKECYQKGAEIFGWAQRNQVPRSMRDRHFLIGWGMASATFPTNARTASVKVEIFATGEVKVQSGTQDIGTGTYTVMTQVAAEVLGLPVQFELGDSNLPKAPITGNSMTVASVSPAVHQVAIAARDKIIKMAIGDANSLLYGSQAEDIAVESGQVFLKQDPSKRDSYSDILRRHGLESLEVTEESSLNPESKQYAKHSFGAVFIEVAVDELLGEIKVRRCVGVYDAGRILNFKTARSQVIGGITWGIGMALMEKTVMDANQGRIVGANLSDYLIPVHADIPNMEVQFVEEHDPYVNALGTKSLGELPIVGVAAAISNAVYHATGKRIRDLPITPDKLL from the coding sequence GTGCCAATTTGGAAATTAAATACCGTTTGGGACGCATCAACGCTAGGCACACCAACCTTTATGCGTGGCCCAGGAGAAGCGCCGGGAATGTTTGCCTTAGAAACGGCAATGGATGAATTGGCATACACCTTAAATATCGATCCAATTGAACTAAGACTGAGAAATCATGCAGATATCGATCCGCACAAAGGATTACCTTGGTCAAGTAAATCCCTAAAAGAATGTTATCAAAAAGGGGCAGAAATTTTTGGGTGGGCACAACGCAATCAAGTTCCCCGTTCCATGCGAGATCGTCATTTCCTGATTGGTTGGGGAATGGCAAGTGCGACATTTCCCACCAATGCTAGAACTGCATCAGTCAAGGTAGAAATTTTTGCTACTGGAGAAGTAAAAGTACAAAGTGGTACTCAAGACATCGGTACTGGTACTTATACAGTGATGACGCAGGTAGCTGCTGAAGTCTTGGGATTACCAGTGCAGTTTGAATTAGGTGATAGCAATCTTCCTAAAGCCCCCATTACAGGGAACTCAATGACAGTTGCGAGTGTTTCCCCGGCGGTGCATCAAGTGGCGATCGCTGCACGGGATAAGATAATTAAAATGGCGATCGGAGATGCAAATTCTCTGCTTTATGGCTCGCAAGCAGAAGATATTGCCGTTGAGTCAGGGCAAGTATTCTTAAAACAAGACCCATCAAAGCGAGACAGCTACAGCGATATTCTCCGCCGTCATGGATTAGAAAGTTTAGAAGTTACAGAGGAATCGTCACTCAACCCGGAGAGTAAACAATATGCCAAACACTCATTTGGTGCGGTATTTATCGAAGTTGCAGTTGACGAGTTGTTAGGAGAAATCAAAGTTAGACGTTGCGTAGGCGTTTATGATGCTGGGCGAATTCTCAACTTCAAGACAGCGCGGAGTCAAGTTATCGGCGGGATTACCTGGGGAATTGGTATGGCGCTGATGGAGAAAACTGTAATGGATGCTAATCAGGGCAGGATAGTTGGTGCTAACCTTTCCGATTACCTGATTCCAGTTCATGCAGATATCCCTAATATGGAAGTGCAATTTGTTGAAGAACACGATCCTTATGTGAATGCACTAGGAACGAAAAGCCTGGGGGAACTTCCGATTGTTGGGGTAGCCGCTGCCATATCTAATGCAGTTTATCATGCCACAGGTAAGCGGATTCGCGATCTGCCAATTACACCAGATAAGTTGTTGTGA
- a CDS encoding xanthine dehydrogenase family protein subunit M, whose translation MQPFSYAKVTSEEVAIATVEQDKTAAFIAGGTDLLGLMKDGVQTADILIDINSLPLADIESQANGIRIGAISRMSDVAVHPQIQECYPVISQALLQSASPQLRNMATVGGNLLQRVRCGYFRDPVFPCNKRTPGIGCSAITGYNRMHSIFGASEHCIAVHPSDLAVALTALDAVICIQGIETSQRISIHDFYLLPGETPIKETLLQPGELIVAIEVPGFAYKSHYLKVRDRASYEFALVSVAVALDIEQDTIKSARIAFGGVAPKPWRAREAEEFLKGKAINEDIFTAAAVAAVKEAKPQTHNEFKIELVKRALVRALSVVAEKL comes from the coding sequence ATGCAGCCATTTAGTTATGCTAAAGTCACCTCAGAAGAAGTGGCGATCGCCACAGTTGAGCAAGATAAAACTGCTGCATTTATTGCTGGTGGCACAGATTTACTGGGGTTAATGAAGGATGGAGTCCAAACAGCGGATATATTAATTGATATTAATAGTTTGCCCTTAGCAGATATTGAATCTCAAGCGAATGGAATCCGCATTGGTGCTATTTCTCGAATGAGCGATGTGGCTGTTCATCCCCAAATTCAGGAATGTTATCCCGTAATTAGCCAAGCTTTATTACAAAGCGCTTCACCGCAACTGCGAAATATGGCAACAGTGGGCGGTAATTTACTGCAACGAGTCCGCTGTGGTTATTTTCGCGATCCGGTTTTTCCTTGTAATAAACGCACTCCCGGTATAGGTTGTTCGGCAATTACAGGTTACAATCGAATGCATTCTATTTTCGGAGCAAGCGAACATTGTATTGCCGTTCATCCTTCCGATTTAGCTGTAGCTTTGACGGCATTAGATGCAGTGATTTGCATCCAAGGAATAGAAACATCACAGCGAATTTCAATTCATGATTTTTATCTCTTACCAGGTGAGACACCAATAAAAGAAACTCTATTACAGCCTGGAGAATTAATTGTTGCTATTGAAGTTCCAGGTTTTGCATATAAATCCCATTATTTAAAAGTAAGAGATCGAGCTTCTTACGAATTTGCTCTCGTTTCCGTAGCTGTTGCTTTAGATATAGAACAAGACACGATAAAATCAGCACGTATCGCTTTTGGGGGAGTAGCACCCAAACCTTGGCGTGCAAGGGAAGCAGAGGAATTTCTCAAAGGGAAAGCAATCAACGAAGATATCTTTACAGCCGCCGCAGTAGCAGCCGTCAAAGAAGCAAAACCGCAAACGCACAATGAATTCAAAATTGAATTAGTCAAACGCGCTTTGGTACGCGCACTCTCAGTTGTAGCAGAAAAATTATGA